A part of Streptomyces sp. NBC_01451 genomic DNA contains:
- a CDS encoding ThuA domain-containing protein, whose product MRSTGLTVTAVVGTALLLGSVSTPAASRPAPQHADRVLVFSRTAAFRHDSIPDGITALKELGASAGFRVDATEDAAAFNPANLRRYAAVVFLSTTGDVLTDRQQTAFESYIRHGGGYVGIHAAADTEYDWAFYGGLVGAYFQGHPAIQPARTVVEDRAHPATSTLGMDWNRTDEWYNYRSNPRSSVHVLASLDESSYTGGTMNGDHPIAWCHNYEGGRSFYTGVGHLSSAYTEPALRQHLLGGLRWATGRAQADCRPENGYRPLFDGTSQEGWKQAGPGTFTVSDDGTLTSSGGMGLLWYAARSFGAYSLKLDWKAHGDDNSGVFVGFPPSDDPWSAVDKGYEIQIDTTDAPDRTTGAVYGFRSADLRKRDRALNPPGEWNTYEIRVEGERLRVRLNGVQINDFTNTDPTRSLRDGHVGIQNHGADDQVSFRDIRIRELPTNAPASPGVTGD is encoded by the coding sequence ATGCGATCAACAGGACTCACAGTCACCGCTGTTGTGGGCACGGCACTGCTCCTCGGAAGCGTGTCGACCCCGGCCGCCTCCAGGCCCGCACCACAACACGCCGACCGGGTGCTGGTCTTCTCCAGGACGGCTGCCTTCCGGCACGACTCCATCCCTGACGGCATCACGGCACTCAAGGAACTCGGCGCGAGTGCCGGCTTCCGGGTCGACGCGACGGAGGACGCGGCGGCTTTCAACCCGGCGAACCTCCGCCGGTACGCGGCCGTCGTCTTCCTCTCGACGACCGGCGATGTCCTGACAGACCGTCAACAGACCGCGTTCGAAAGCTACATCCGCCACGGCGGCGGCTACGTGGGCATCCACGCGGCGGCCGACACCGAGTACGACTGGGCGTTCTACGGCGGCCTCGTCGGCGCCTACTTCCAGGGGCACCCGGCGATCCAGCCGGCCCGGACGGTGGTGGAGGACCGCGCCCACCCGGCGACCTCCACCCTGGGCATGGACTGGAACCGCACCGACGAGTGGTACAACTACCGCTCCAACCCACGGAGTTCGGTGCACGTCCTGGCCTCCCTCGACGAGTCGTCGTACACCGGCGGCACGATGAACGGCGACCACCCGATCGCCTGGTGCCACAACTACGAGGGCGGACGCTCCTTCTACACCGGCGTCGGCCACCTCTCCTCCGCGTACACCGAACCGGCGCTCCGGCAGCACCTGCTGGGCGGACTCCGCTGGGCCACCGGCAGAGCCCAGGCGGACTGCCGTCCGGAGAACGGCTACCGGCCGCTCTTCGACGGCACCTCACAGGAAGGGTGGAAACAGGCGGGTCCCGGCACCTTCACCGTCTCCGACGACGGCACGCTGACGTCGTCCGGCGGCATGGGCCTGCTCTGGTACGCCGCCCGGAGCTTCGGCGCCTACTCCCTGAAGCTGGACTGGAAGGCCCACGGCGACGACAACTCCGGGGTGTTCGTGGGCTTCCCGCCCTCGGACGACCCGTGGTCGGCGGTCGACAAGGGCTACGAGATCCAGATCGACACCACCGACGCCCCCGACCGCACCACCGGAGCCGTCTACGGCTTCCGCTCCGCCGACCTGCGCAAGCGCGACCGGGCGCTGAATCCGCCGGGGGAGTGGAACACGTACGAGATCCGCGTGGAGGGCGAACGGCTCCGCGTCCGGCTCAACGGCGTGCAGATCAACGATTTCACCAACACCGATCCCACCCGCAGCCTGCGGGACGGTCACGTCGGCATCCAGAACCACGGCGCCGACGACCAGGTGTCCTTCCGTGACATCCGGATCAGGGAACTGCCCACGAACGCGCCGGCGAGCCCGGGCGTCACGGGCGACTGA
- a CDS encoding inositol-3-phosphate synthase — translation MSTSSSRPRTRVGVWLIGARGSVATTVVAGCAAVTAGLHRPTGMVTETPPFTDCGLPPLSALVFGGHDTVDCPLPKRAEALTTAGVLPYGLTPAIASELAAADREIRPGGPAPGDTTRTPDDLVTAFAADIQDFARRHGLTRTVVVNVASTEPAPTGTALPPSSLYAAAALRAGCPYVNFTPSTGLHHPALARPAATSGLPHAGRDGKTGQTLLRSVLGPMFTQRALEVRAWSGTNLLGGGDGASLADPSAAAAKNAGKERVLTDTLGTTPEGVVHIDDVPSLGDWKTAWDHIAFDGFLGTRMILQTTWQGCDSTLAAPLILDLARLTARAHETGLSGPLSELGFYFKDPMGDGPAGLGEQYAELMGFAARLRDGGGAAGPAGHAGGGAGRDAVPRAEAPGGRPADGEGAQR, via the coding sequence ATGTCCACGTCGTCGTCCCGTCCTCGCACTCGTGTGGGGGTATGGCTGATCGGAGCACGCGGCTCCGTCGCCACCACCGTCGTCGCGGGCTGCGCCGCCGTGACGGCGGGGCTGCACCGCCCCACGGGCATGGTCACCGAAACACCCCCGTTCACGGACTGCGGCCTCCCGCCCCTGTCCGCGCTCGTCTTCGGCGGCCACGACACCGTGGACTGCCCGCTGCCCAAACGCGCCGAGGCACTGACGACGGCAGGCGTCCTGCCGTACGGCCTCACGCCGGCCATCGCCTCCGAACTGGCCGCCGCGGACCGGGAGATCAGACCCGGCGGCCCCGCGCCCGGCGACACCACCCGAACCCCGGACGACCTGGTGACGGCCTTCGCCGCGGACATCCAGGACTTCGCACGACGCCACGGCCTGACCCGGACGGTGGTGGTGAACGTAGCCTCCACCGAGCCGGCCCCGACCGGCACCGCACTCCCCCCGAGCTCGCTGTACGCGGCGGCGGCCCTGCGCGCCGGCTGCCCGTACGTCAACTTCACCCCGTCGACGGGGCTGCACCACCCGGCACTCGCCCGCCCGGCGGCGACCAGCGGGCTGCCCCACGCGGGCCGCGACGGCAAGACGGGACAGACCCTGCTCAGGTCGGTCCTCGGCCCGATGTTCACACAACGGGCGCTGGAGGTCCGCGCCTGGTCGGGTACCAACCTCCTCGGCGGGGGAGACGGAGCGTCGCTCGCCGATCCCTCCGCCGCAGCGGCGAAGAACGCCGGCAAGGAACGCGTCCTCACCGACACCCTCGGTACGACACCGGAGGGGGTGGTCCACATCGACGACGTCCCGTCCCTCGGCGACTGGAAAACCGCCTGGGACCACATCGCCTTCGACGGCTTCCTCGGCACCCGGATGATCCTCCAGACCACCTGGCAGGGCTGCGACTCGACCCTGGCGGCACCCCTGATCCTCGACCTGGCCCGACTCACCGCCCGCGCCCACGAGACCGGCCTCTCCGGCCCGCTGAGCGAACTCGGCTTCTACTTCAAGGACCCGATGGGCGACGGCCCGGCGGGCCTCGGCGAGCAGTACGCGGAGCTGATGGGGTTCGCGGCACGGCTGCGGGACGGGGGAGGGGCGGCGGGTCCGGCGGGGCATGCGGGCGGGGGTGCGGGCCGGGACGCGGTCCCTCGGGCGGAGGCCCCGGGCGGGCGGCCGGCCGACGGCGAGGGGGCACAGCGGTGA